In the genome of Halobacteriovorax sp. DA5, the window TAAAACTCGTGAAGATCATCCTATTTTTGCAGGACACTTTCCTGGAAATCCAATTCTTCCAGGTGTTGTTCAAGTAGAAATGATGGCACAATTTACTTCATTTCAATTAAAGCTTTATTACAAAAATTTAGAAGAAGGTGAATTTGAAGTTGCGCTATTATCAATTGAAGGCGCAAAATTTAGAAAACCAGTTCATCCTGGAATGAAATTAGATATTGAAACTGTATGTACAAAAATGCGTACTGGTTTCTTACAAAATGATTGCAAAATCTATCACGAAGGCGACTTAGTAAGCCAGTGTCAGGTTCTTGCATCTTTTAAAGTAAAAGAAAATTAAGAAGGAGCCTCCATGAGCGAGAGATTTCACCCAACTGCAATTATTCACGAGTCAGCTGAAATTGGAGAGGGAACAACTGTTGGTGCGTATTGCATTATTGGTCCAAATGTAAAAATTGGAACTAATTGTGATATTCGCAATCACGTAATCATTAATGGTCATACAACAATTGGTAATAATAATAAGATTTATCAATTTTGTTCAATTGGTGAAGAGCCACAAGATCTAACATACAAAGAAGAGCATGCTACTTCTGTTGAAATTGGAAATGATAACGTTTTACGTGAGTACGTTTCAATTCACAGAGGGACAATGAAAGATCGTGAGAAAACGACTCTTGGAAGTAATTGTCTACTGATGGCCAAAGTTCACCTAGGTCACGATGTTGTTGTTGGTGATCGTGTTATTATGGCAAACTCAACAAACCTTGCAGGTCACGTGAAGGTTGGTAATAAAGTTATCATCGGTGGTGGTACAAATATTTCTCAATTTGTAAAAGTTGCTGAAGGTGCATATATCGGTGGTGCTTCAGCTATTGATAAAGATATTCCACTATATTGTACTGCTTACGGTAACCGTGCAAAGCTACGTGGGATCAATATTATTGGTCTTCGTCGTGCAGGTGTTGAAAGAAATGCTATTTCTGAAATTGTTGATTTCTTCCGTGATATGGAAGCTTCAACATACTCACCACGTACTTTCGTTGAGACTGAAGAGCTAATGAAGCCATATGCAAATAATGAAATCATCGAGCGCATTAAAGAGCATATTGTAACGACAAAAATGGGTATTGCTCCGTTTTTAAGCTAATAGGAATAAATTATGTCTAAAGTAAAAGTTGCTTCAATTGGTTATGGACACTTAGGCCAATGGCATGCTCAAAAAGCATACAACTTAGATAATTGTGAATTGATTGCCATTGTTGAACCATTTGCCGCTAACCAAGAAAAAGCAAATGAAAAATATCCTGACATCAAAGTTGTATCTGATATCAAAGAAGTTATTGGAGAAATTGATGCTGCAGTTATTGCTACACCAACAAGCTTTCATTTTGAAATTGCTAAATTCTTATTACAAGAAGGTAAGCATGTTTTTTGTGAAAAGCCGGTTACGGTAACGGTTGAAGAAGCAAAAGATTTGAAGATTATTGCTTCTGAAAAGGGTGTTAAGTTACAGGTTGGACATAGTGAAAGATGCCATCAAGTTTGGGAGCGTCTTGAAGAGTTTAAAGACATTACTGCAAACTCTAGTGTTGCTACAATTGTAAGAAATTCTCCATTTAAGGGAAGGGCCGCAGATGTTGGAGTTGTTGAAGATCTAATGATTCACGACCTTGACTTGGCCCTTATGCTATTTGGAAAACCTAAATCGATTAGAGCATATGGAATGAAAGTTCTCACTGATAAGTTTGATCACGTTAAAGCTCTACTTAGCTATGGTGATCGTCTTGTTACAATTGAAAATTCAAGAAATGATGTAAAGACTGAAAGAAGCGTTCAGATTAACTCTGCTAAGGGAATCCTTAGAGTTGATCTTTTAAATAATAAGGCATCTTATTCGACTGATATTAAAGCTGGAGAAGAGCAAGTAATTAATGAATTTGATTACGAAAAAAGAGATCACTTACTAATTGAACAAGAACGTTTCTATAATTCAATTTTAAATAATACGAAAGAATTTGTAACGATTGATGATGGAATTGCTGCAATGGAGTTAATTGCTGCAGTTAATGAATCACTCGAGAAAAACATTGAGGTTGAACTTAATTGAAAAGCTGCTTAATTATTGCCGGTGAAAAATCTGGTGAAGAACATGCAATGACATTCCTTGAGACTCTAACAAAGGGAGCTCCTGATACTCAATTCTTTGGAGTAGGGGGAGAGCTTATGAAAGAGCAAGGAGTCGAACTTCTTTACGATTTAAAAGATTTTTCCACTTGGGGAATTACAGAAGCAGTTAAAAAGGTTCCATTTTACTACGGTGCTTACAATCACATCATTGATGAAGTTAAAAAGCGTGGAACTAAAGTTGCTATCTTAATTGATTTTCAGACATTTAATCTTAAGTTGGCCATGAAGCTTGAAAAGCTCGGTGTCAAAGTTCTCTACTATGTTGCACCTCAAGCATGGGTATGGAAAGAGTGGCGTACAAAATATCTTCAAGCTTCAGTTGATACTCTATTCTGTATTTTACCATTTGAAAAAAAGTGGTTTATGGATCGTGGAGTAAGTAAGGCCATAACAATTGAACATCCACTACTTAAGAAGACAAAGCCTCTGTTGGAAAATTTTCAAAGAAC includes:
- a CDS encoding Gfo/Idh/MocA family protein, with protein sequence MSKVKVASIGYGHLGQWHAQKAYNLDNCELIAIVEPFAANQEKANEKYPDIKVVSDIKEVIGEIDAAVIATPTSFHFEIAKFLLQEGKHVFCEKPVTVTVEEAKDLKIIASEKGVKLQVGHSERCHQVWERLEEFKDITANSSVATIVRNSPFKGRAADVGVVEDLMIHDLDLALMLFGKPKSIRAYGMKVLTDKFDHVKALLSYGDRLVTIENSRNDVKTERSVQINSAKGILRVDLLNNKASYSTDIKAGEEQVINEFDYEKRDHLLIEQERFYNSILNNTKEFVTIDDGIAAMELIAAVNESLEKNIEVELN
- a CDS encoding 3-hydroxyacyl-ACP dehydratase FabZ family protein, encoding MQLNKEQVMQILPHREPFLFVDEITSVEAVGEVNELKDLVGAVVKGHYKTREDHPIFAGHFPGNPILPGVVQVEMMAQFTSFQLKLYYKNLEEGEFEVALLSIEGAKFRKPVHPGMKLDIETVCTKMRTGFLQNDCKIYHEGDLVSQCQVLASFKVKEN
- the lpxA gene encoding acyl-ACP--UDP-N-acetylglucosamine O-acyltransferase, whose protein sequence is MSERFHPTAIIHESAEIGEGTTVGAYCIIGPNVKIGTNCDIRNHVIINGHTTIGNNNKIYQFCSIGEEPQDLTYKEEHATSVEIGNDNVLREYVSIHRGTMKDREKTTLGSNCLLMAKVHLGHDVVVGDRVIMANSTNLAGHVKVGNKVIIGGGTNISQFVKVAEGAYIGGASAIDKDIPLYCTAYGNRAKLRGINIIGLRRAGVERNAISEIVDFFRDMEASTYSPRTFVETEELMKPYANNEIIERIKEHIVTTKMGIAPFLS